The Candidatus Hydrogenedentota bacterium genome includes a window with the following:
- the tuf gene encoding elongation factor Tu (EF-Tu; promotes GTP-dependent binding of aminoacyl-tRNA to the A-site of ribosomes during protein biosynthesis; when the tRNA anticodon matches the mRNA codon, GTP hydrolysis results; the inactive EF-Tu-GDP leaves the ribosome and release of GDP is promoted by elongation factor Ts; many prokaryotes have two copies of the gene encoding EF-Tu) has translation GDNIRITAELITPIAMNENLRFAVREGGRTVGAGVVTKIIE, from the coding sequence CGGGCGACAACATTCGCATCACGGCGGAACTGATTACGCCGATCGCCATGAACGAGAACCTGCGCTTCGCGGTACGCGAAGGCGGCCGTACGGTCGGCGCGGGCGTCGTCACGAAAATCATCGAATAG
- the secE gene encoding preprotein translocase subunit SecE, whose protein sequence is MAKQIAAVAKPSLVTRVREFYQEVVTELGKVAWPTKAELKSNTTIVLCTLILLGVVVGIYDFVFLKFIQLLIWLV, encoded by the coding sequence ATGGCTAAACAGATTGCCGCCGTGGCTAAGCCGAGTTTGGTGACGCGTGTCCGCGAGTTCTATCAGGAAGTGGTGACGGAGTTGGGCAAAGTGGCGTGGCCGACGAAGGCCGAGCTGAAGTCCAACACGACGATCGTGCTTTGCACCCTGATTCTCCTTGGGGTGGTTGTAGGAATATACGATTTTGTGTTCCTGAAATTTATCCAACTCTTGATCTGGCTGGTTTAG